A genome region from Bufo gargarizans isolate SCDJY-AF-19 chromosome 2, ASM1485885v1, whole genome shotgun sequence includes the following:
- the LOC122926276 gene encoding uncharacterized protein LOC122926276 has product MAETILIDSDLLSEDVICTVVEETSDLELTPTLEILQLQTLDSLENAMQAVDEFEEYTASNFVVVEKQKHFGNEAFRPTTKVTVHWEGPVINNVCLNEYSGVPFIIVGRKVLGCHLGRDRAVAQKKRYAEYIIQKEITNQTFIPRRKTFQNTKKKDCPAKIYLYHILRFPDFQVKKKTEWQMRASARKLKRALQNEIALNHSYMILFPELSDHQNHPADGKVNERNSVSSVDP; this is encoded by the exons ATGGCAGAAACCATCTTAATAGATTCGGACTTgctgtctgaagatgtcatatgcaCTGTGGTGGAGGAAACTTCAGATTTG GAGCTGACGCCCACCCTCGAAATTCTCCAACTGCAAACTCTGGATTCGTTGGAGAATGCGATGCAGGCCGTCGATGAGTTTGAGGAATACACAGCTTCTAATTTTGTTGTTGTAGAAAAGCAGAAACATTTTGGGAATGAAG CATTCAGGCCTACTACAAAGGTTACCGTGCATTGGGAAGGACCAGTAATTAATAATGTTTGCCTAAACGAGTATTCCGGCGTTCCCTTTATAATTGTTGGAAGAAAAGTACTTGGTTGCCATCTTGGGAGGGACAGGGCGGTAGCCCAGAAAAAGAGATATGCAGAGTATATAATCCAGAaagag ATTACAAATCAAACTTTTATACCACGCAGGAAAACATTccaaaatacaaagaaaaaagaCTGCCCAGCGAAAATATATTTATATCATATATTGAGATTTCCGGACTTTCAG GTTAAAAAGAAGACAGAATGGCAAATGAGAGCATCAGCAAGAAAACTCAAACGTGCATTACAGAACGAGATTGCGCTGAACCACAGCTATATGATCCTTTTTCCAGAACTATCCGACCACCAGAACCATCCTGCAGATGGAAAGGTAAATGAAAGGAATTCTGTCAGCAGCGTTGACCCCTGA